ccggtgagggtcgcctagccctcaccggccacggGGCAAGGGTCGTCGAGCACTTGCTAGCTACAGGCGAGACAGCCTTTCCCAAATTTGGGTGAGACCGACCTCGTTGGAGCAACCCTCACCTAGTGACTCGTGAGGGCTCCGATGACACTTACTggccacaacaaaaaaaaaagtgaggaataaagggaaagaaagtataaagaaaaaaaaattgaaaacattaTTACCACACTACAAAATTGTTCCACGTCGGTGTCGGCGGGCGGCCAGCATCCACTTCGGCGATTCCCGACCAAGATTGGCCAGATAGACTCAACCGGCAAaacttgaaaaggtttaggactgaattgacaaaattaaatggtatatgactgaattggcaaaaatacaatatgtttaggacttttcggaCAATTTTTCCGCATCTCATGTTTATCAAGTCATCTCAGTCTAGATCACGTTTTAATTTTTAAACAGATCATTAGTTCAGCGTAGCAAAAACTTTTTACCCTTTATTACAAAGGAAAATATACTACTAAGCTTTCATTCGAAATGGCATACGAATTATacgattgcatcaatttcacGCTTTATATGATAAGATCGTTTGTCCACGGTCATATATGACCctcgatttttttaaattaaaaaaaaaaattggagaatttcaGTTTAGTACACGGCCATATTTTCCCCTATTTAACAAGAGGAAATTTCCGGCGACcggagataaaagaaaatatcgcCCTTTAATAAACtagatgataaaagaaaatatttcccttTAACCATATTTAATGTAAGTTTTCTTTAGTAGCTGAATAATTCAAGTAACGCATGGATAAATTTCGTTTCTACTTTTTATTGAACGGAGTTTATTTAAGTTGTTTAGAGTTGAAgtcatttttttcctattttaggTGGCGATAATTACAAATTTTAcctgaaaaaattacaaagatatatatgaaaatttagtaaaaaaaagttttacatGAGATTCCCTTGGGACCACCCCTGCCCTGATGGTGCAATAGATATTTTCCACACGCGGTTGTGGAGAGCGTTTTTGTCCTCATTTGATTCACCTTTGAAATTGGATTATTCTTTGAGTGTTAATCCAATTAGCATGATTTTTATGTTTGGATAGAAACAATCTTGGGAATGGATCTTGCAagcatggaaatttttttagaattcttCTCATTCCTTGAGTAAATTAATCTCATAAATTGGACCAAGCAAGGCCTAATTGTTCAAAAaggctgcaaaaaaaaaaaaaaaaaaaccacggcCGAGCATCGATTTGGTTCGTCGAGGGACGGATCGTTCTTGAGTTGCAACGGGGTCGTGACtccttgcattttttttttttcgaaaaaccaATGAAAACTATCATAACACACGGAAGCATTACATATTTTACGATCAACGGGcgatattttctctctctctctctctctttttatggCGATCGAGGGGTTGAGGATCAGTTCCCTAAGGATCTTTAGAAACATCCCTCGTTGGTTGGAACTCCTACAGCTTTCTGAAGCTAAAAGCAGTATCGTGAAAAGCATTGTGCAAACTCTTATTTTGTATCTAAAGTAAGCTCCAGAGATTGTCGCTTggttaatcttttttttttttttttcagacaaaGCTAGAGGTAAACACATAGATTCTGTTTTTCAGATAAAGCTAGAGGTACTAATACATGGACTTGATGAGATGCGAGTTAAGTAATACGCGATTTCAATCCTCATTCGTGCGCAGAGTTTATACGGAAATTCGGAGAATTACAACAAAAATCGGCCTTGTTTATCTGCAAGTCCTGGATCAAACCATATCTGAATGAATGAAGAAGAGGGTCTTTTCTCTTAGCATGCTTGAACGTACCTACACGAATAAGAGCACCAGTTTGGGTCGCTGAAGGAACCGGTTTGAATCTTTCGTTATCGCTCTAGGAGAGAGCATTGGCACCAGCAACGATCTCCAGTATCTCACCGGTGATCTTGGCTTGGCGCTGTCTGTTGTACACCCTGGAGAGCGTCTTCTTCAGTTCCGAAGCATTGTCGGTGGCGTTGCTCATGGCGCTCATCCTGGAGGCGAGCTCGCTGGCCAGAGACTCCTGAAGCGCCCTCAGGATCTGGCTGTTGAGGTACAGGGGCAACAAGGCATCGAGAATCTGAACCGGGTCTTGCTCGAACTGCAAGATGGGCGAGAAGTCGACCGTTTCCGTCCTGATCATGTCTCTCTCTACGGTCAACTTGCCCTCCCTGGTGGTCAGCCTGAAGAACTCATCGTCGGCCGCGTCCACACAGTTCCCATTCAAGTCGCAGATCTCACCCTTGGGCGAGAGAGGCAGGAGGGTGTGGATCACCGGGTCGGATTTCACCAGGGACACGAACTTGGTATAGAGGAGCTCCACTTTATCGACTTCCTCACTGACGAATAGCGAGAAAACATCATCGGCGATGGCCTGAGCTTCCTTCGCGGTCGGCAGCGAACCGCCCTCAAGGAACTTGTCGACAGGAATGTAAGGCCTCCTTAGGAAATAGGCATTGCCCTTTTTGCCAACGCTGATCACAGTGTAGTTGAGGCCGAGATCCTTGAGCTCGGCGATCCTCGCCTCGGCCTTCTTGATGATGTTGTTGTTGAAAGCGCCGCAGAGGCCCCGATCGCCGGTGACGACCACCAGGGCGACCTTCTTGACAGGCCTCACGTTGGTGAGCGGCACATCGATGTCCTCGGTCTGGAGTTGCTCATTGATGTTGTAGAGAACTTCGACCAGTGTCTCTGAGAAGGGTCTTCCATTGACAACAGCTTCCTGGGCTCTCCTGACCTTGGCAGCCGCCACAAGCTTCATGGCCTCAGTGATCTTCTGGGTGTTCTTGACCGAGTCGATGCGGTCCCGGAGCTCTCGGAGATTGCACTGAATCGGGGCCGCCGAGTTGGCTCTAGATGGGTTCCCAGAGGAAGGGAGCTGGACGAATGAGCCGACAGAGGAGCGGAAGGAGAGCGAAGAAGCGTCGGAAATAGAAGGCTTCGAGGACACCCACATTGTCAGATTGGAGGAAGACATGTTCTTAACTAGTTTTCCAGGTGAGGAGAAGGGAGTTTGGCAATGTGGGTACGAGTTCTCTTCAGATGAATCCTTTCTTTCTGCTCAAAGGCTTATCTTCAATGTGTCCAATTTAGTGTTTCTGGTaaatggaagaagagagaatgagtggagggagagggagagagcggaTGAGGTTTTGGGATAAGGTTTTTGACTCGTGTGAGATTGGATGGGGAGTGTAATTTAGTGCATTTCCTATCACCAATTCCTTGTGGGGtccaattgaatcttttgagTGGTGGATAATTTGCTTGCTCAGCTATTTATTTTGGCCATGGAAATAAGTAAACTAAGATCTTATGCGGGACAGATCCGATGATTCCCAGAGCAGAAAAAAGGGCATATGCGGCTAAACGACTGAGATTCTTTGGAGCCAAGTGAAGGGTGAAGCATGGGGAGATTTATGGGTGCGTTTGGTTCCGCTTTTCAAGAGGCTTTTGGCCTGCAAAGCCCTATGAAAAAATGTTTGGGTGTTTGAGCCCTTTCAAggggcatttggccaaatgccagCTGAAAAGCTCAATGCTAGTGGAGaccaaaattgaattttcagCATTTTCAGAATGCTAAAAGCTACGTTAATGAAAATTAGTCAGTTACCTATTTTGCACTTAAAACCTTACTAAAAATCCATTTTTACTCCTTTTTAAAAGTGATTCTAGATTGCTGCTGTTCATTAAGGGCAAGCGAAAGGCCGACGAGGCTAAATCTAACCAGCAAATCGCGTGACGCCTGGGGTTCCACAACCCAGGCGATGACGTCGCGCGACCTAGGCAAGACTCTCGTCGGGGGTGGCCCAAGGTGCAACGGCCGTTGGCGCTAGATCTAGCTCACCGGCAGCCCAATCCCTTCGCCGGagagtttttattttcatttttgcaaacAGAAAATTAAAGCCAAAtccctttgcaatttttttttttccaaacgcTAGTTTAACTCACAGTTGTTTTACAATGGATGTTTACCACACAAAATAAGTACCCAAGTAACTTATGGATCTGGTAATATTGAAGCACCCTTCCTGTTGTCCCTACCATTCTCATCCCAAAGTAAGACTAATAGTATCTTAAGTAGAAGTCATCCTAGGAGTGAGACCGGGCCTCGGTGTATATATTTCCCAGGGAAGTCTCAAAGTTCATTAACCAGAGACCTGGTGCTTCGTGAAGAGCGAGCAGGTTGGGGTTTGACCTTGCCCCTACTGAAGAAGTCACAcattagggggaaaaaaaacaattgttGCCCGGTTCATGGTAAGCTACTAGCCTACTCCTATGAACTAGAAATGTCCTAGCCCACCCTAAATGGCACCACTTTAGGGATCAAATCTAGCCTTCACTATAAGGTCAAACCCCAACCTTCACTCGCTCTTCACAAAGCACCGGGTCTCTTTAGTAATGAACTTCGAGACTTTCCTGGGAAATATATACAACAAGGCCCGGTCTCACTCCTAGGATAACCCATCTGAAATTACAGTGAAAATGTAGTCCCCCACATGAATAGTTTATTTACCTTCACAGAACGAATCTGAGTTCATGTTTAAGCTCCATCATTCGCTCTGCTTAAGGCTAATTCTGGAATCGTCGAACCACATCAAGCTGGACCTGAATCAAGTTCACTATAACACAAACATAAGCTGGTCAGGGACAAACCCCTCATCTTATTTGCAGGTCCTACAGAATTTATAGAAAGTAAAGGAGTTCATAACATCTACGAAATACAAGAACTAAATGGACCTGAGTCTCGTTCACTGGTTCAAAAGCTCCCACAGTTGCAACGCCATTCCCTCTTACGACCTGCAGGATCAGAGGTGAGATTGTTAGTGTTGATATGATGGTAAGTGAGGTTCAAAATGCATTACACGCCAAGTAGCTCCCTGAGCACCAAGGATATCAAGCTAATGTGCACTATACACAGAAGCACGGACGGCTCGTTCACCTGAAGAAAATCTCATAAGCAAATCCGACAGGCCACTACTGTGACTATGAGTTTGAAAAGAACTTTTACCATTCCACATTCAAATTCACCAACTCATAATCTTTAGTATCATGAGCTGCACACAAATTGAATGTATGCCTCGCGGGATGTAATCTCAGCAATGTAGTCCAGACCGTGGACAGTAAACAATATAAACCTAAAAACATTCACTTGTcataaagaagaaataaatccatgagagagagagagagagagagagctctgaGACAACAAGATTTGAGAGGTCATGTTCATTTCTTCATGCCTTTTGTCGAGGAGATATTCACACAACAGGACTAGCATTCAAGCCCCATcctaaatcaaaaaaatattcccAGCATTTTCACTGTACTTAAATCTCACATAAATGGTGATTTGTCCGTCATCCCCCCACTAGGGCAAATGGGCAACTCTGAACATCATTCGATCCATGCTGTGCACAAAGTAGTACAAAATTGGAGGATACAGACATTTCTTTACTATTTACAGCGTCCGAATCAACCACTCTACATAGCAATTCCTACTTCTGGATTTGCATTGCTCCTGCACGTCCTCTTTCGAGGCCGCTTGTTGGGGATGGTGGAAGTGCCCAAATCAAGCTGTTTTGCTGCCTCCGTAGCTTGGTCATGTACCTGCTCTATATTATTTCTAATGCATGTTTTTGTCTTCTTGCAGGATCTGTTCGGACGAGGAGAACAATTCTTACGAGCCTGAGTTTCAACAGTTGGATTTGGACAGCCTCGCAACCTTGGATCCAAACTCAACCATGATTTACTCGCCGTGTCTCCCCCCTCGCAAGTGAGACCCAACTTTAAGGAAGGAAGGCTGCTGTTTCCAGGTGCAGCATCATTGGATTTACGACAACCATTTCCCAGTCCAGGCTGATgatcctccaccaccaccttctCTGCCGCAGAGCTCTGGACCTCCTACCAAGAAGCCATTACAAGATCCAAAGACAATTTCAGAACACTAGCATAACAATTTAGATTATGGAAACATTCAATTTCACATCACTAAAGGAAGCTTAATATGCATGCATGAGACAGTGAGGGAAAAAATTAGTGCTGAACATCAGATAAGGGTTTAGCAGGACATattgccaaaagaaaataatcacgaaccaaattaaaagtaaaatataATTGCAACATTAAGAAATGTTCCAACGAGGTAAGTCCACCAAAGTGAGAGGATAAAGAATGAAGATAGCAACATGACATCATTATAATCAACTGTATATCAGAAACCAGACAAGCAACTGTCTGAAAGACCTATGCACTAGGTTATAACCAAACCAAATGAATCATATTAACACCTACTATACACTATATGAATGTCATGACTTATCAGATTAGCATAAACAACAAATTCTGCACCCTAAGCACTAGAAAACAACTTGGCATGAAGAGGCCAGAAATGAGTATGCACCCTGTTATATGTATCAGCAACAAtctccatgcttgattcctccTCTCCTTCAGAATCAGCCATTTCCTCGCATTCAAATTCTACATGTTCTTCCATTTCTTCATCAGAGTCGCTCAACTCTTCCTGTTCCATAACAATTCCCGGATGAGACTCATCCCCTGCCAAATCCATGTTGCATTGAACAGCATCATTTGGTCTGCTCGACATTTGGGATCCTGAAATCAAGTCACTTCTAACCGAAGACAGATTTTCAGGCTGCTCATCAAAAGGACCACTTGTTTGTTGGCCCTTAAGCAAAGTTCCAGATTTTGTTGAATGCTTGATGGGCAGTACAAGTTTATGAGTAGCCCCAGCATTCCTTCCTATTGCCTTTTCCAATATGGATGAAGAACTTAGGTGTATATCTAGGTCCAATTCACTAGCTCTATCTACACAAGAAGAAAGATCAGTGCCAGGAGTCAATGAGCCACCACTGGCTGGCACTTTAGCCAGGACAGCATCAGAAACAGGCTGGTGAGCTGTTGAATTAGCAGATGTTAAATCAGTGTTCACCTCTTCAGTTCCTTGAAGTAGTGGATGGAAGTCAATTCCACTGAGACCAATATCGGAAGCAGAGTCCCTAGGCCTAAAAGATCTGTCATTGTTGAGCTGGTGAGGACTATGGAAAAGACTAAGATTTAATTGAGGCTGGCTTCCACAAGAAAAACTTATAGGGGCAGGAGCAAGGGTATTGCAGTTTGATGGGTAATAAGGCAGTCGCCCATCCTCAGGGACCTGGAAGAGTAGGGGATGCATCTGGGAATCAGAATCAATGCCCCTTTCCTCATTGATGGTTTTCTCCTTGAAGACTCTTGATTCTTCTCGCGGGAAACACGCAACAGAATCATTCAGAGACCTACTTTTGCTCTGTTGGGTAGCTGGCATGTCTCCAACCTTTGCTGCATGACATGGTCGATTATCTGCACTCTCAGTAATAGTGGAAGCTGCTCCATCACGGCTTAGATATGCATACTGAGAAATAACACGAACATTCTGAGGAAGATTCACTGGGGGCAAGTTTGGTGCTAATTTTACTAAGCGTGCGTTGTCAGTTTGACGACCTCTATTTGAAAGGAGACCGAATGGAGATTTGGGTGCTGTAAAACTTGTGTCAGAAACTGGATGAAATGGTACCAAGGCACCATGCATATTATTATGGATGACACGAGATGCAGAATAAGTATTCTGAAAACTTGATGCAATTGGAAACTGATGCGTGCTTCCAGCGTGGCATTGTGTTTCATAATGTATGTCATAAGCAGCCTCTTCCCTCATGCCATGGAGGCCACCTTTTCCCACATAAGAGCGAGGTTGTTTGAAAGAAGTGTGAGATGATGGCCCTGGTCTCCAGTCCACTAAAAATCCCTCGTGTACATAAGCTTCCTCAGGGTCATCAACGCAATCGTCTTCACAACTGTTCTCCGCGCCAGCATGCTCCACCTGATAGTCCTGCAACCAATGGCAAATCCCCTTGAACATTGTTATGGAAAGAAAGGCAAAGGGAGGCAGAAATTTATCAACATATGATGAAAGCTCCTTGGtcaatttaagactaaatttgtgCTCTTTTCCACTTAATAGTCCCAACGTGATTGGAGAAGTTGAATATGGACGGAAGCTTTTCTTACTAAAGGGACTACAAACCACATAATTAGATTATGGCACCAACTGAGACTCATCACATGAGTACAATGTAATCAAAAGCCATTTCTCCACAAATACCCACTTGCAAGACTGTTGTATTAGCAGCATATTTGTGAAGTGGACAGATGTGAAGGAACGACTGAAAATACACAAATGAGTTCTATGTTTAAAAGTGAAATTTGCAGACCTTCTCAGACGCATTTAGCCAACTCGCTTGATCTGCACTTCTGCGCCTTCTCCGTTCTGCTTCATATGcccttctcttctcctttttagTTGGATTCTGTTTGTATGACTTCTGAGTTCCCAAGGCAACTCGCCATTGACGAGGTAATAAGGATGGATCTCTATGTGGCACAATGAATTTGCATACTGACATCCAGTCAAGTTTATAAATCTTGAACCCCTGGAATTATTTGTCACAGGTCAGATAAGGCTTTCTATAAAAAGGCAAGCAGATTCCACAGGATGAACAACTTCAGAATTTACCTCCTGTATATATTGAATCTCTTCCGCGGTCAATGGAGAGGTTTTCATCCTCCTTACTGCCTACAAATGGTTATTAGGGTCAAAATAACGTGCTATTAATAGAAAGAGATATCTCAGAAATTCGCATTAAAGATCTctcttttccttgattttttctttatttcgttTGCATAAAGAAAAGTGAACCAGGTCTCGAGACACAATGCTTTTAAAATCAATACAATTGATGTTTGAAGTCCAAATCACTAGTGTAACATCAATCGGAAATACTTCCAACTACTTGATTGTATGTTCTGATACCAATGTCCTAGACACGAGAATGACATCGGTCATTTCTGGTCTATATctgtttcttttctgttttcttttctattgattacaTCCATTATCTCAAGTTCTGGAGTAAAATAAACTCTGCTTTAACCTGAGTAACGGTTCCTACCTTGAGCCCTGATAAGATAATCTCCTTAAAATGGAAACCTCAAGTGAGGCCCAATTATACTTTTGCAACCGCTGCTCCTTCCAAAATTatacatttacatttttttaactatttcaTATTAATAGCCTCCGTAACACctcaaaaaaaggaacaaactgTCCAGTTTACAATAGCTTATTGTCAATCTCATTCAAGACAAATCCATCTGTTTCActtattgattttgaaaaaagggaTACACAGTAAGAGAGatgcaaaaataataataatctaatACTTAATGTCACTTTTGCCTCATTTATGAATTGTCTCAATTTTGGCCCTAGGTAACTAAATAATGCTAGCCACGTATCCTGTGCACAAATCAATAACTATGAATCATAAGTTGACTATTGTAGAAACACACACCTTTATGGGATTCTCTGGAGCCTTGGATGAGCAGCGATTCTTCTGCCGGACAAAAATCTGCAACAGATATATTCATGATGATGCCATTATAGACTTAAACAGGCATACAAAGCCTGGAACTCAGTCAAAACAATCTCCTCACTAAGCACAATAAAAAACTACAAACTTATTTCATCAACTGTCGGAACTTTCGTAAATAAACCAGCTTAACATGTTGTAATGAGTAAATAATTCCAGAAAAACTTCTGCTCAGGGAAAAAGGTTACCTAAAAGGTTTTACCCATATAACAAGTGCCACAAGGCCCAAAAAGTACCTGATGCTTAGACTTGCAAGGAAGAAATCGTTGCTGAATTGCCTTCCAATCCGTATTAAATTCCATTATCCCCAATGCAAGTAGCCTGCACCATTATCATGCATAATGGGGTCAAAACTTTTGTTACTTCTGACATTACAACAGTCAAGCTGTAAAACTTCCACAGACGTCAAACAAGTATACATAGAGCAGACACAGACTCACAGTTACTTTCTGCCCCAATCAATTTCCAATTAATTTCTGTTTACAGTTCTACTGCATAAAACCTATCTTACCATTCTTCTACCTTAAAAAGATTCACTCTAAACTAgtgagaaatgacaaaaatagcAGTAGGCAACTTACTCATCCTCAGCATCGGTGAAAAGCACCCTGTTTGCCACAGCAGAAGGGGGTGGTTTATGAGGGAAAAGTGCTCGATTAAACACTGGAAAGAATATCTGAGCCAGCTTTGCAACATCCCTCTCGACTAAGGCAACTGATTGCTTCTTTGCACTTTCCACAATTGCCGCAGCTAGTGATCTCTTAAGTGGATGATGACCAGAGGAAGGGGAACCAGTCCGAGCATTTGATGGAGAAGCTCCACTTAAAACTTGAATATCAACTTCTACAGCCGACAAAGAGCTGGAAATGGGGAACAGAGGCTCCCTTTCAGAGCGGATATCACAGGTAGATTCAACATGCCATCGCCGCTGCTCCTTGACAACTATCACGATAAATACAAGCCAATTAAACTAAGCTCTCTCTCCTATTATGGGtattacaaaaacaaaaaccaatatCCCTGACAGAGGAAATAGACTGTTGTTTATTAATTCGTTTGTTACCTACTGTTTAAAAATTGTCAAGCCAATTAAGTTGGCATAACTTTTGTTTaacttactaaaaaaaaaaactaaaaccaATAATTTGCATTATTTCATTAGTCATCTACATTACCTAGGTTGTATATAAAGGAAACAGCTTACAACTCCATTCATATCCTACCACACACAGATCTACAAATAACAATTGTATTCTATAGCTTAGACTTTCATCTATTGAACTCATAAATTACGCAATGCATCTTCAGATTGGACAACATGAGagaatctcaattctaccaaaTGGTTCACACTTTTTTATGGGTAAGTCAAtttcatttcttcatcaaacAAAGAGGGTAGTTCAATCCAACTACAAGCCACAATACATCAAGCCATCACTTACAACCAAAATCCAAGTAGTCGCACAATTACCAAAACACCAACACCATATCCCAGCTGACAAGAGGGATTCATCTAAAATATCCCAATCAAATACAAACCAGTCAAAGAAAAGACAGATCATTGAACTGAATTGCCAATTAGAACATAAGGCTGTAGCCAAGACAGAATCAACTTTGTGCTGCAGCAGTTTATGCacttcaattctaaaccttacTGCAAACATAAGCGGTTCACATTTAACACCATCTTTAAATTAAAGATCTAACATTCCCAGTTTGGTAAGCTCTACAGTTAAATTTGCACTTGATCTAGAACTCCAAACTATCGCAATTGATTCGGTTTGAAATCTCTCCAGAAGAGACCAAACTGATCTGGGAACACCCTCATATCCTACTGAAACCTAATATCCAAATAGATTAAGAACGACTAAGTTGCAAACAGCTTACCAATACGCAGATCATCGATGTAAGTCTTCACTAAATTGAGTGGAGCTACATCCAAAACCGATAGTACAGGGCCACTTATATTTGGCAACCAAACAGAATCCGCCACTGCTCGAGAACCTAAAGCCTGACTGCCAGCATATTCCCCATGTCCTTGACCCTGGGAATCATTTAGAGTTGCCAGCATCTGATTATTCGTGGAAGAGGTAACCCTCTGAGCTTCTAACGTAGGAGCAGATACCAAAGTGTGTTGTGCCATGTTTGATCTTTTAGAACCCTCAGATGTTGATGAACAAACATATGCAGGGGAAAAGCATATACTGGGATACGGTATGCTTCTCCGAGCTACCATCTGATCACGTTTATGAAGCATTTGCAAAATCAATTCTTCAACCTGTGATGCAATGTGTTGCCGAGGGGGATCGAGAACGCAAAGAGAATATATTTGAATAAGAAGCTGCACGTGCTCATGTATTAGACAATACAACTGGCCTATCTGATTAGGAGCAAACCCATTTATGCAACCAGCATTGGCTGTTAAAGATGCATAGTTCAGAGGAGCATCAGCCATAGAAGGTTGTCCGCTCAATGCTGGTAAATATGAAGTCGATCCAACAGGCACTAATGGTAAGAGGGGACGCAATGGCCTCTTCCCATGTTGAAGAAGCTTCTTTTTACACTCTGCAGAGGTGTTTTTACCTCTGTTCTGCCGTGTCTCAGGCCGCCTTCTGGAACACTCATAATTTCCTTTTGTGGTTTTATCACTAGGTCTGTCATCAAGGTCACTCTCAAGTGCCTCTTCGAGTTCAATCTCAAAGTCAGCATCAttatcctcatcttcatcatcgacATTTGCAGTTTCTGGAGTTGGATGACCATCGCCATCTACACCTAATAAAACAGCtgcaagaaattttttatactcttcttcatcatcaacatTTTgaatatcatcatcatcatccgtCTCTTGGAGAAAACTCTCAAGTTCATCGAGAGTAAAACTTGCCAGAGAATAACGAGCCCTTGTACGCTTGCAAATAGCATCCTCATCATCAGAGTGCGTTAACAGTTTCCAGCTATTTGTAGCTTCCTCAACCATGTCACCATGGGAGTCAGGTCTCCTGCTCATATAATCTTCCTTTCCTTGTAAATGCCCATTTTCAGCTTGAGATAGGATCTCTGAATCTGTCTTAGAGAGGCTTCCGGCAACAAGTTCGGGCAATTCTTGCTCACACACTAGTTTAGGGGAAAGGGTATCCAGCACCAAATTTCCCCCCTCACAATGCTCAGAATCTTCAACAACAAAACTCGGACCCTCATCAGTCAACTCTGATGAACAAATTTCTGCTGTCTGTAAAGGTCTAACCCCGTTTTCCACAGCATCACCATCTATTCCTTCAATTTCAGAGCTCAGACTTGATGAAGCATCTGGTGAAGGTGTTTCCTTTAGAAAGGGATTGAAATCTacatcttcatcctcgtcttcCTCCTCATCAGCTTTTGCTGGACTTTTGGGCCATTCATCTAAGTTTGAACTGGTGGGCTCAGTGTCAGCTTGACTAGTATGGCCACCTTTGCCAGGAGAATTCGCACAAGACGACATCTCATCAATTTTGTAGTGACATAAATGCTCAACGAGTATGCATAATCTTTCTTCTTAAGACAAAAGAATTATGCCATTCCCTGAACACGAAAGCAACACAAAAGATACAACTTTAGATGTTGACATAACTCGAGGCA
This sequence is a window from Rhodamnia argentea isolate NSW1041297 chromosome 3, ASM2092103v1, whole genome shotgun sequence. Protein-coding genes within it:
- the LOC115725896 gene encoding uncharacterized protein LOC115725896 isoform X2, which encodes MSSCANSPGKGGHTSQADTEPTSSNLDEWPKSPAKADEEEDEDEDVDFNPFLKETPSPDASSSLSSEIEGIDGDAVENGVRPLQTAEICSSELTDEGPSFVVEDSEHCEGGNLVLDTLSPKLVCEQELPELVAGSLSKTDSEILSQAENGHLQGKEDYMSRRPDSHGDMVEEATNSWKLLTHSDDEDAICKRTRARYSLASFTLDELESFLQETDDDDDIQNVDDEEEYKKFLAAVLLGVDGDGHPTPETANVDDEDEDNDADFEIELEEALESDLDDRPSDKTTKGNYECSRRRPETRQNRGKNTSAECKKKLLQHGKRPLRPLLPLVPVGSTSYLPALSGQPSMADAPLNYASLTANAGCINGFAPNQIGQLYCLIHEHVQLLIQIYSLCVLDPPRQHIASQVEELILQMLHKRDQMVARRSIPYPSICFSPAYVCSSTSEGSKRSNMAQHTLVSAPTLEAQRVTSSTNNQMLATLNDSQGQGHGEYAGSQALGSRAVADSVWLPNISGPVLSVLDVAPLNLVKTYIDDLRIVVKEQRRWHVESTCDIRSEREPLFPISSSLSAVEVDIQVLSGASPSNARTGSPSSGHHPLKRSLAAAIVESAKKQSVALVERDVAKLAQIFFPVFNRALFPHKPPPSAVANRVLFTDAEDELLALGIMEFNTDWKAIQQRFLPCKSKHQIFVRQKNRCSSKAPENPIKAVRRMKTSPLTAEEIQYIQEGFKIYKLDWMSVCKFIVPHRDPSLLPRQWRVALGTQKSYKQNPTKKEKRRAYEAERRRRRSADQASWLNASEKDYQVEHAGAENSCEDDCVDDPEEAYVHEGFLVDWRPGPSSHTSFKQPRSYVGKGGLHGMREEAAYDIHYETQCHAGSTHQFPIASSFQNTYSASRVIHNNMHGALVPFHPVSDTSFTAPKSPFGLLSNRGRQTDNARLVKLAPNLPPVNLPQNVRVISQYAYLSRDGAASTITESADNRPCHAAKVGDMPATQQSKSRSLNDSVACFPREESRVFKEKTINEERGIDSDSQMHPLLFQVPEDGRLPYYPSNCNTLAPAPISFSCGSQPQLNLSLFHSPHQLNNDRSFRPRDSASDIGLSGIDFHPLLQGTEEVNTDLTSANSTAHQPVSDAVLAKVPASGGSLTPGTDLSSCVDRASELDLDIHLSSSSILEKAIGRNAGATHKLVLPIKHSTKSGTLLKGQQTSGPFDEQPENLSSVRSDLISGSQMSSRPNDAVQCNMDLAGDESHPGIVMEQEELSDSDEEMEEHVEFECEEMADSEGEEESSMEIVADTYNRVQSSAAEKVVVEDHQPGLGNGCRKSNDAAPGNSSLPSLKLGLTCEGGDTASKSWLSLDPRLRGCPNPTVETQARKNCSPRPNRSCKKTKTCIRNNIEQVHDQATEAAKQLDLGTSTIPNKRPRKRTCRSNANPEVGIAM